One region of Planctomycetia bacterium genomic DNA includes:
- a CDS encoding bifunctional folylpolyglutamate synthase/dihydrofolate synthase: MPIETYEQAVAFWNSRINYEKIGMPQDVRLLKLDRMRLMLQLLGNPHEAFRSIHITGTKGKGSTATMIASVLQEAGYRVGLYTSPHLVRVEERIQINSQPIDQSSMIQCMRMVAEACDEVEHRKEMPPTFFEIITAVGMLHFAQQKVDYAVLEVGMGGRFDATNVVMPEVSVITSISLDHIEQLGDTVEKIAFEKAGIIKRGRPVVSGVREPGPAAVIERVAKEQEAPLYRLDSEFDGMCWPGDIRQNIKPKVMWLGQTTLSPWCELSLWGKHQADNAVIALQTLHLLEPQAKLSLEAYQQGMVKAIIPGRLEIVGEKPWLILDAAHNEASIGVLLRWLDSLQAPGLQLLFAVSKDKQIREMLKLLKGKVKQIVFTRYSSSSRGADPRELLGLWHDIGGVGGTVVEPATQAWKYLANQASSDEIVVATGSVFLVGEIRQLYHPS, encoded by the coding sequence ATGCCGATTGAAACCTACGAACAGGCCGTCGCCTTCTGGAATAGCCGAATCAACTATGAAAAGATCGGCATGCCACAGGATGTTCGCCTGCTGAAACTGGATCGCATGCGGCTGATGTTGCAGTTGCTGGGCAACCCGCACGAGGCGTTCCGTTCCATTCATATTACCGGCACTAAGGGCAAGGGTTCCACGGCGACGATGATCGCCAGTGTTTTGCAAGAGGCTGGTTATCGCGTAGGTCTTTACACCTCTCCTCACCTGGTGCGTGTGGAGGAAAGAATACAGATCAACAGCCAGCCTATTGATCAATCCAGTATGATCCAATGCATGCGGATGGTTGCTGAAGCCTGCGATGAAGTGGAACACCGCAAAGAAATGCCACCGACTTTTTTCGAGATCATCACCGCGGTGGGGATGCTTCATTTCGCACAACAGAAGGTCGATTATGCGGTGCTGGAAGTGGGCATGGGTGGTCGTTTCGATGCAACCAATGTGGTGATGCCGGAAGTGTCGGTCATCACGAGCATCAGTCTGGATCATATTGAACAACTGGGGGACACGGTTGAAAAGATTGCCTTTGAAAAGGCCGGGATCATCAAGCGAGGGCGGCCGGTGGTTTCGGGAGTGCGTGAACCAGGCCCCGCAGCAGTCATCGAAAGAGTAGCGAAGGAACAGGAGGCCCCGCTCTATCGACTTGATTCTGAGTTTGATGGCATGTGTTGGCCGGGGGACATTCGTCAGAACATTAAACCCAAAGTCATGTGGCTGGGGCAAACGACTCTTTCCCCCTGGTGTGAACTATCTCTCTGGGGTAAGCACCAGGCAGACAACGCGGTAATTGCACTGCAAACACTTCATCTGCTGGAGCCACAGGCAAAACTCTCTTTAGAAGCCTATCAACAGGGCATGGTCAAAGCGATCATTCCAGGGCGACTGGAAATCGTGGGTGAGAAGCCTTGGCTTATTCTCGATGCAGCCCACAATGAAGCATCCATCGGTGTTTTGTTACGTTGGCTCGATTCATTGCAAGCTCCTGGTTTACAACTGCTCTTTGCAGTTTCCAAGGACAAACAAATTCGTGAGATGCTGAAGTTGCTGAAAGGGAAGGTCAAGCAGATTGTCTTTACACGCTATTCGAGTAGCAGTCGCGGAGCAGATCCGCGTGAACTACTTGGTCTGTGGCATGATATTGGTGGTGTTGGCGGAACAGTCGTCGAGCCAGCAACGCAGGCCTGGAAATATCTGGCGAATCAGGCGAGTAGCGATGAAATTGTGGTAGCCACCGGGTCGGTATTCCTGGTCGGCGAAATTCGCCAGCTTTATCATCCATCTTGA
- a CDS encoding tetratricopeptide repeat protein gives MKSRCEVISMSERDIFLQAIDLTDEARYAFLEKACGTDAELRRKVEALFAAHEQAGNFLSQPALEATGVFSHGENGTVFKRIPAEADHMPGEVLAGRYKLLEQIGFGGMGTVYVAEQSQPVRRKVAVKIIKMGMDTGQVLARFEQERQALALMDHPNIAKVLDGGMTEDHRPFFVMEYVKGDPLNDFCDREQLTVKQRLELFIQICHAVQHAHQKGVIHRDLKPGNILVCLYDGKPVPKVIDFGLAKALHQPLTDLTLHTGHDMVLGTPLYMSPEQAEVNNVDVDTRTDIYALGVILYELLTGTTPLEKQRFKQAAWDEVLRIIREEDPPKPSTKLSESNQLASLSAQRKLEPRQLTQLLSGDLDWIVMKALEKDRSRRYETANGFAMDVQRYLADEPVSAGPPSAGYRLRKFVKRNRGKVLAATLVLLALLLGMAGTLIGFVRAERLRQEAESARAQEEQQRRKAVSEQQRAEEGEKRAETARKRAEEQTAITQAVNEFLRDDLIGQADTDEQARAGQKPNREVSVRVLLDRAAQHVGEKFAEKPAIEAAVRQTIGETYRKLGRREEGLPHLVRSLELFRKLNSPDDRETLQVMNNLALMYKDMARYAESEALFNEALAGYQRVYGEESNPTQTVASNLASLYQHLDKFEQAEKLRRRRFEIMCRINGEDHELTVIACHNLADVLRDQKKLEEALPLTKRALEGFRNCYGPDHSGTMSAMNNLAVLYTQMNHPELAEPIMLELLASRRRVQGDDHPRTITAMGNLAAVYTTMQRYTDAQPILQDALARSRKVEGEDHPITIQLLGNYTSLLPKLNRYQECEPLLREYHDKQQRRHGAESQPTIASLINLGNCLLYTGKLEEAEKLLRQGATKLKKLTPDHWNVFRAQYLLGAVLLEQKKYAEAELFLITGYNGMKSREKAIPDRDKSFINNAIDRLIKLYTEINKSEEVMKWQKEKENLKKRILPNAKS, from the coding sequence ATGAAGTCCCGGTGTGAGGTCATATCCATGTCCGAACGAGATATTTTTCTGCAAGCCATCGATCTGACTGATGAAGCCCGGTATGCTTTTCTCGAAAAAGCCTGCGGGACAGATGCCGAACTGCGTCGTAAGGTCGAAGCCCTGTTTGCAGCACATGAACAAGCAGGAAACTTTCTGTCGCAACCTGCCTTGGAAGCCACCGGTGTGTTCAGTCATGGTGAAAATGGCACTGTATTTAAACGGATACCTGCAGAAGCAGATCATATGCCAGGAGAGGTGCTGGCTGGTCGATACAAGTTACTGGAACAGATCGGCTTCGGTGGCATGGGGACGGTCTATGTTGCTGAGCAGTCGCAACCTGTCCGTCGCAAAGTAGCAGTCAAGATCATCAAGATGGGTATGGACACCGGCCAGGTGCTGGCACGGTTTGAACAGGAACGACAGGCGCTGGCGCTGATGGATCACCCCAACATTGCCAAGGTGCTCGATGGCGGGATGACGGAAGATCACCGACCTTTCTTTGTGATGGAATATGTCAAAGGCGATCCACTCAATGATTTCTGCGATCGCGAACAACTGACAGTGAAACAACGGCTGGAATTGTTCATCCAGATTTGCCATGCGGTGCAACATGCCCATCAGAAAGGCGTGATTCACCGCGATTTGAAGCCGGGGAATATCCTGGTATGCCTGTATGATGGCAAGCCGGTGCCCAAGGTGATTGACTTTGGCCTGGCCAAGGCTCTGCATCAGCCATTGACAGACCTTACACTTCATACCGGACACGACATGGTGCTGGGAACGCCGCTGTACATGAGTCCGGAGCAGGCAGAAGTGAATAATGTTGATGTGGATACGCGTACGGACATCTACGCACTGGGTGTGATTCTCTACGAGTTATTAACGGGCACGACACCACTCGAAAAGCAGAGATTCAAGCAGGCAGCATGGGATGAAGTGCTGCGAATTATTCGTGAGGAAGATCCACCCAAGCCCAGCACCAAGCTGAGTGAGAGCAACCAGTTGGCCAGCCTGTCGGCTCAGCGCAAACTGGAACCCAGGCAATTGACCCAGTTGCTCTCGGGCGATCTTGATTGGATTGTGATGAAGGCTCTGGAAAAAGACCGCAGCCGTCGGTATGAGACTGCCAACGGTTTTGCGATGGACGTACAGCGTTACCTGGCAGACGAACCGGTGAGTGCGGGGCCACCCAGTGCGGGATATCGGCTGCGGAAGTTCGTGAAACGCAATAGGGGCAAGGTGCTGGCAGCAACTCTGGTTCTGCTGGCATTATTACTGGGAATGGCTGGTACTCTCATTGGCTTCGTGCGGGCAGAACGGCTGCGGCAGGAAGCTGAAAGCGCACGCGCCCAGGAAGAACAACAGCGACGAAAAGCAGTCAGCGAGCAGCAACGTGCGGAGGAAGGAGAAAAACGAGCAGAAACCGCCAGGAAACGTGCTGAAGAACAGACAGCCATTACGCAGGCTGTCAACGAATTCCTGCGGGATGACCTGATCGGGCAGGCCGATACTGATGAGCAGGCCCGCGCCGGTCAAAAGCCAAATCGGGAAGTCTCGGTGCGTGTGCTGCTGGATCGTGCTGCCCAGCATGTGGGAGAAAAATTTGCGGAAAAGCCAGCTATCGAAGCTGCAGTTCGGCAAACCATTGGCGAGACGTATCGCAAGCTGGGCCGCCGCGAGGAAGGGTTGCCCCATCTTGTACGATCACTGGAACTGTTTCGCAAGCTAAACTCACCTGACGACCGAGAAACGCTGCAAGTCATGAACAACCTGGCCCTGATGTACAAGGACATGGCTCGGTATGCAGAGTCGGAAGCACTGTTCAACGAAGCACTGGCGGGTTACCAGCGTGTCTATGGGGAAGAATCGAACCCAACGCAAACGGTGGCTAGTAATCTGGCATCCCTGTATCAACACCTGGACAAGTTTGAGCAAGCTGAAAAACTGAGGCGTCGCCGTTTTGAGATCATGTGCCGCATCAACGGAGAGGATCATGAATTGACCGTGATCGCTTGCCACAATCTGGCTGATGTACTTCGCGACCAAAAGAAACTGGAGGAGGCATTACCGTTGACAAAACGTGCCTTGGAAGGATTTCGCAACTGCTATGGTCCGGATCATTCAGGCACCATGTCTGCGATGAACAACCTGGCTGTGCTTTACACGCAGATGAACCACCCTGAACTGGCTGAGCCTATCATGCTCGAATTGCTCGCAAGCCGACGACGCGTGCAGGGAGACGACCATCCTCGCACCATTACTGCCATGGGAAACCTAGCTGCAGTCTACACCACCATGCAGCGTTACACGGATGCCCAGCCCATTCTTCAGGATGCCTTAGCACGCAGCAGAAAGGTGGAGGGAGAAGACCACCCAATCACGATTCAACTACTGGGCAACTATACCAGTCTGTTACCCAAACTGAATCGTTATCAGGAATGCGAGCCACTGTTGCGTGAGTACCACGACAAACAACAGCGTCGGCATGGAGCAGAATCCCAACCCACCATCGCAAGCTTGATAAACCTGGGTAATTGCCTGTTGTATACCGGGAAATTGGAAGAAGCCGAGAAACTGCTGCGCCAAGGCGCAACGAAACTGAAAAAGCTGACACCTGATCATTGGAATGTTTTCCGTGCTCAATATCTGCTGGGTGCAGTTCTACTCGAACAAAAGAAATATGCCGAAGCCGAGCTGTTCTTGATCACTGGATACAACGGAATGAAATCGCGGGAGAAAGCGATTCCCGACAGGGACAAATCTTTCATCAACAATGCCATTGACCGGCTTATCAAACTTTACACCGAGATCAACAAATCCGAAGAGGTCATGAAGTGGCAAAAGGAGAAAGAGAATTTGAAAAAAAGGATACTCCCCAATGCAAAGTCGTAG
- a CDS encoding DUF1049 domain-containing protein — translation MKRISTLLSVVLLVVMVIFAIQNLESVDVQFLVFSLSMPKILLILLVYLLGMVSGWGLIDVLKKAFQNLSSKPIEPTK, via the coding sequence ATGAAACGTATCAGTACTCTGCTTTCCGTAGTGTTGCTTGTAGTCATGGTGATTTTCGCCATACAGAACCTTGAATCTGTTGACGTGCAGTTTCTGGTGTTTTCCTTATCCATGCCTAAAATCCTGTTGATTCTCCTTGTTTATCTGCTTGGCATGGTCAGTGGCTGGGGATTGATTGATGTGCTCAAGAAAGCTTTTCAGAATCTTTCTTCCAAGCCAATTGAACCAACCAAGTAG
- a CDS encoding RNA polymerase subunit sigma: MTDVTRILQAMERGEPQAMEQLLPLVYEELRQLAAMKMAREQPGQTLQPTALVHEAWLRLMKSPLAEHPSPPTPLPPGENAENGDKRRYFFAAAAEAMRRILVERYRQKQSLKRGAGADKQSADDISLKQADHILDVHEALDGLHAVDPVAAELVKLRYFAGCTHAEAAAVLDLPLRSADRLWSFARAWLFRDLSEHSE; this comes from the coding sequence ATGACTGACGTAACCAGAATACTTCAGGCGATGGAGCGTGGCGAGCCACAGGCTATGGAGCAACTGTTGCCGCTGGTCTATGAGGAGTTGCGTCAATTGGCAGCAATGAAGATGGCGAGGGAGCAACCTGGACAGACGTTGCAGCCGACGGCGCTGGTGCACGAGGCATGGTTGAGACTGATGAAATCACCGCTAGCCGAACACCCCTCACCCCCAACCCCTCTCCCACCTGGAGAGAATGCAGAAAACGGGGATAAGCGCCGTTATTTCTTTGCAGCAGCTGCAGAGGCGATGCGACGAATTCTGGTCGAGCGGTATCGGCAAAAGCAGAGTTTGAAACGAGGAGCCGGAGCAGACAAGCAATCAGCGGATGACATCTCACTCAAGCAGGCTGATCATATTCTGGATGTGCACGAGGCGCTGGATGGTCTCCATGCTGTAGATCCTGTTGCAGCAGAGCTGGTGAAATTGCGTTATTTTGCTGGTTGTACCCATGCCGAGGCAGCTGCAGTGCTCGATTTACCTCTGCGAAGTGCTGACCGGTTGTGGTCGTTTGCACGAGCTTGGCTGTTTCGTGATCTTTCTGAACATTCAGAATAA
- a CDS encoding glycosyl hydrolase yields the protein MHWILKAACVLAVVLSILPALEAQAPTDEQDKVKPFQAMKYRSIGPYRGGRSAAVTGVPGKPMLFYFGSVGGGVWRTTDAGTSWMNISDGFFGGSIGAVAVSESDHNVIYVGGGEKTVRGNVSHGYGMWRSTDAGKTWKSIGLEDSRHISRIRIHPTNPDILYVAAMGHLYGPNKQRGIFRSKDGGTTWQNILFVNEEVGAVDLLLDPNNPRILFATTWRIKRTAYSLESGGDGSGLWKSTDGGDTWKEITRSKGLPKATVGIIGITVSPVNSDRMWAIIEADDGGVFRTDDGGLNWSRTSEDRNLRQRAWYYTRIYAHPKNLDEVFVVNVDFLRSTDGGRTFKGIPTPHGDHHDLWIDPQEPSRMIVADDGGAQVTTNAGAAWSTYQNQPTAQFYRVTTDNHFPYRIYGAQQDNSTVRIASRSDGFSITDNDWESTAGGESGHIAVNPDNPDIVYGGSYGGFLTRVNHKTKEVRMINVWPDNPIGHGAADLKYRFQWNFPIFFSPHDSKTLYAAGNVLFKTTNEGQTWQAISPDLTRNDKSKQGPSGGPITKDNTSVEYYCTIFAALESPHEKGVLWAGTDDGVLQLSRDAGKSWSKVTPPDLPEWSQINSIEIHPTEKGGLYVAATRYKLDDFKPYLYKTTDYGKTWTRIVNGIKDDHFTRVIRADSKRAGLLYAGTESGMYVSFDDGASWQSFQLNLPIVPITDLALKNDDLVVATQGRSFWVLDDLTPLHQHSNDIADKGIHLLKPRPALRLPGGGGFGGDDGPPQARLAGQNPPSGAVIYYYLKDKPDEKKAVTVEILDQSGALIRKYSTTAEKPAEKIQVKAGMNRFVWNLRYADAEGFTGMIIWGSLTGPKAPPGKYQVRIKTGDLEQTTAFEVKPDPRSSASQEDYLAQFQYLLEVRDKLTETHTGIKQLRDIREQISGINKRIKDKPDVSNILELGKVIEKRLTAIEETLYQTKAKSSQDLLNFPIRLNNKLAALAGNAGFGDNRPTDSTIEYKKEIVRQIDAELSSLKQVITDDVKRYNELLEQKKIPGIFSDSADKKPAGK from the coding sequence ATGCACTGGATTCTCAAGGCAGCATGTGTGCTGGCAGTTGTTCTTTCCATACTACCCGCACTCGAAGCACAAGCGCCGACTGATGAACAAGACAAGGTCAAGCCGTTTCAGGCGATGAAATACCGCTCGATAGGGCCGTACCGAGGTGGTCGTTCTGCAGCAGTCACGGGTGTACCTGGCAAACCAATGCTCTTCTATTTCGGGAGCGTGGGGGGCGGCGTCTGGCGAACCACCGATGCCGGCACCAGTTGGATGAACATTTCGGATGGCTTCTTTGGCGGTTCCATTGGTGCAGTGGCTGTCAGCGAATCTGATCACAATGTCATCTACGTGGGTGGTGGCGAAAAAACCGTGCGAGGCAACGTCTCGCATGGATACGGCATGTGGCGTTCAACTGATGCAGGCAAAACATGGAAGTCTATTGGTCTGGAAGACAGCAGACATATTTCACGCATCAGAATTCATCCGACCAATCCAGACATCTTGTATGTTGCTGCCATGGGTCACCTGTACGGCCCCAATAAACAGCGTGGCATATTTCGCAGCAAGGATGGAGGAACAACCTGGCAGAATATACTCTTTGTGAATGAAGAAGTGGGTGCGGTTGATCTGTTACTTGATCCGAATAATCCACGCATTCTGTTCGCAACTACCTGGCGCATCAAGCGAACAGCTTACAGCCTGGAAAGCGGCGGCGATGGATCGGGGTTATGGAAAAGCACCGATGGTGGAGATACCTGGAAGGAAATTACGCGGAGCAAAGGGTTGCCCAAAGCCACGGTAGGCATCATTGGAATTACTGTCTCACCAGTTAACTCCGATCGCATGTGGGCCATCATCGAAGCAGATGATGGCGGTGTATTCCGCACCGATGATGGCGGCCTGAATTGGTCACGCACCAGTGAAGACCGCAACCTCAGGCAACGAGCCTGGTATTACACCCGCATCTATGCACATCCCAAAAATCTGGATGAAGTCTTTGTCGTCAATGTAGACTTTTTGCGATCTACCGACGGAGGCAGAACTTTCAAAGGAATACCAACGCCACACGGAGATCATCACGATCTGTGGATCGATCCGCAGGAGCCGAGTCGCATGATCGTGGCAGATGATGGCGGCGCTCAGGTCACCACCAATGCTGGTGCCGCCTGGAGTACTTATCAGAATCAGCCCACGGCACAGTTTTATCGAGTGACAACGGACAATCACTTCCCCTACCGCATTTATGGTGCACAGCAGGATAACTCGACGGTTCGCATTGCCAGCCGGAGTGATGGATTCAGCATCACCGACAATGATTGGGAATCAACCGCGGGTGGCGAAAGCGGGCACATCGCAGTCAATCCAGATAACCCTGATATCGTGTATGGCGGTTCTTACGGCGGATTTCTGACTCGGGTGAATCACAAAACCAAGGAAGTCCGCATGATCAACGTCTGGCCTGACAATCCCATCGGGCATGGCGCTGCCGATTTGAAATACCGGTTCCAGTGGAATTTCCCAATATTCTTCTCCCCTCACGATTCCAAGACTCTTTATGCAGCAGGCAATGTGCTGTTTAAGACGACCAACGAAGGACAGACCTGGCAGGCCATCAGCCCTGATCTCACTCGCAACGATAAATCGAAGCAAGGCCCCTCGGGTGGACCCATCACCAAAGATAACACCTCAGTTGAATACTACTGCACCATTTTTGCAGCATTGGAATCACCACATGAGAAAGGCGTTCTGTGGGCAGGCACCGATGATGGCGTGCTGCAACTTTCTCGCGATGCTGGCAAATCGTGGAGCAAGGTAACTCCTCCTGATCTTCCCGAATGGAGCCAGATCAACAGCATTGAAATACATCCCACCGAAAAAGGTGGTTTGTATGTGGCTGCCACCCGTTACAAACTCGATGATTTCAAACCGTATCTCTACAAGACAACTGATTATGGCAAAACCTGGACTCGTATCGTCAATGGGATCAAGGATGATCATTTCACGCGAGTCATTCGTGCTGACAGCAAGCGTGCTGGGCTTCTCTATGCAGGCACAGAATCAGGCATGTATGTTTCCTTTGATGATGGTGCAAGCTGGCAGTCGTTTCAGTTAAACCTGCCTATTGTGCCGATTACCGATCTGGCTCTTAAGAATGATGACCTTGTTGTCGCAACACAAGGGCGTTCATTCTGGGTGCTCGATGATCTGACTCCACTGCATCAGCATTCCAATGATATCGCTGACAAGGGAATTCATCTGCTTAAGCCCCGCCCTGCCCTGCGTTTACCCGGTGGTGGTGGGTTTGGTGGTGATGACGGTCCACCCCAGGCTCGGCTGGCTGGTCAGAATCCACCTTCCGGTGCTGTCATCTATTACTATCTCAAAGACAAACCTGATGAAAAGAAGGCCGTCACCGTTGAAATCCTTGATCAGTCTGGCGCACTGATCCGGAAGTACAGCACCACTGCAGAAAAGCCAGCAGAGAAAATACAGGTAAAGGCAGGCATGAATCGCTTTGTCTGGAATCTGCGCTATGCTGATGCAGAAGGGTTTACCGGAATGATCATCTGGGGAAGTTTAACTGGCCCCAAAGCGCCGCCTGGCAAGTATCAGGTTCGCATCAAGACCGGCGATCTCGAACAAACCACTGCGTTCGAGGTGAAGCCTGATCCACGCAGTTCTGCCAGTCAGGAAGATTACCTGGCACAGTTCCAATATCTACTGGAAGTGCGTGACAAGCTGACAGAAACACATACCGGTATCAAGCAACTGCGTGATATCCGCGAGCAGATTTCCGGCATCAACAAACGCATCAAGGATAAGCCTGATGTCAGCAACATTCTCGAACTGGGCAAAGTCATTGAAAAGCGTTTGACTGCCATTGAAGAAACGCTTTATCAGACCAAAGCGAAAAGCTCGCAGGACTTGCTCAATTTCCCTATTCGTCTGAACAACAAGCTGGCAGCCCTCGCCGGTAATGCGGGGTTCGGCGACAATCGACCAACTGACTCCACCATCGAGTATAAAAAGGAAATCGTTCGACAGATTGATGCCGAACTCTCATCGCTGAAGCAGGTCATCACCGATGACGTCAAACGGTACAATGAACTGCTGGAGCAGAAGAAAATCCCCGGAATCTTTTCAGATTCGGCTGACAAGAAACCCGCAGGTAAGTAA
- a CDS encoding fumarylacetoacetate hydrolase family protein, with translation MRLATLQTPQGPRAVLRYQDYYFDINDAEPTLPNSVREWIAGGSELYRKIIEVAKRQGTPMSPVKDASYHAPILDPQKIICIGLNYSDHAKEQNLQPPKEPVVFSKFVTTLIGHGQNIELPSVSNKVDYEAELVVVIGKGGRMISEADGMDHVAGYMVGHDVSARDWQKEKDGKQWLCGKSFDTFAPTGPEFITADEVKDPHQLPIRLKLNGEVMQESNTNQLIFSIPKLIAYISQVFTLTPGDLIFTGTPPGVGDARKPPVYMKPGDVAEVEIEGLGQLRNPVVQGR, from the coding sequence ATGCGTCTCGCCACTCTACAAACTCCTCAAGGCCCTCGTGCGGTCCTTCGTTACCAGGATTACTACTTCGATATCAATGATGCAGAGCCGACACTGCCTAACTCGGTTCGAGAGTGGATTGCCGGCGGCTCGGAATTGTATCGCAAGATCATCGAGGTGGCCAAGCGGCAAGGCACACCCATGTCTCCGGTGAAAGATGCCAGCTATCATGCCCCCATTCTCGATCCACAAAAGATCATCTGCATTGGACTCAACTACAGCGATCATGCCAAGGAACAGAACCTGCAGCCACCCAAAGAACCGGTGGTGTTCAGTAAGTTTGTCACCACGCTGATTGGCCATGGTCAGAACATTGAACTGCCTTCGGTCAGCAACAAGGTTGATTACGAAGCGGAACTGGTGGTCGTCATCGGCAAAGGCGGGCGGATGATCAGTGAAGCGGATGGCATGGACCATGTCGCAGGCTACATGGTGGGCCACGATGTCTCAGCCCGCGACTGGCAGAAGGAAAAAGATGGCAAGCAGTGGCTGTGTGGCAAATCGTTTGACACCTTTGCCCCCACTGGCCCGGAGTTCATCACTGCAGATGAAGTGAAAGACCCTCATCAGTTGCCGATTCGACTTAAACTCAACGGCGAAGTGATGCAGGAATCGAATACGAATCAGTTAATCTTCTCCATCCCCAAACTGATTGCCTACATTTCACAAGTGTTCACCCTTACTCCGGGCGACTTGATCTTTACCGGTACGCCACCTGGGGTTGGAGATGCCCGTAAGCCTCCGGTCTATATGAAACCCGGCGATGTGGCTGAGGTGGAAATTGAAGGACTGGGACAATTGCGAAATCCAGTAGTGCAGGGCAGGTAA
- a CDS encoding DUF2088 domain-containing protein, translated as MSLEKVDQIQLYPVKQVRKQRLVTDIAGTVTQELKKSKRLQALPTGSRIAIAVGSRGINHLSTYVLSTVTTLKRMGHQPFIVAAMGSHGGATSEGQRELLAHYGIHENAMGVPVLSDMDVEQIGVNQSGIPVYWDRNALAADGVFTISRIKPHTDFHGTYESGIVKMLVIGLGKQPGASVHHVYGVRGLRDFIPQSVEVVLQKTKFLAGLAIVENADDEPGCIELIDRDDLLVKEPGLLSLARAWMAQLPFQQLDLLIIGECGKNYSGTGMDVNVLGRQMLEGVPDLLKPNITRICLLDLSEETEGNATGVGIADLTTTRIVKKIDKHKSDMNCLTSCCLLRSKIPIDLPGDRECIAQGMATCWQPDLAKLKLAFIPNTLELAHIWATAAALEQLKSNKEVEIGTTTRTLPWTADGRVEQAILFPNSTQGKRHQVLRAK; from the coding sequence ATGTCTCTGGAAAAAGTAGATCAAATTCAGTTGTACCCTGTCAAGCAAGTTCGAAAACAGCGACTTGTTACGGACATTGCGGGAACGGTAACGCAGGAACTGAAAAAATCGAAACGCCTGCAGGCACTTCCCACAGGCAGTCGGATTGCCATCGCGGTTGGCAGCCGAGGCATCAATCACTTGTCGACCTATGTACTCTCGACAGTGACTACGCTCAAAAGGATGGGCCATCAGCCTTTCATTGTCGCTGCGATGGGTTCGCATGGTGGAGCTACATCAGAAGGACAGCGTGAATTACTGGCTCATTATGGCATCCATGAAAATGCCATGGGTGTGCCGGTGCTCAGTGATATGGATGTCGAACAAATAGGAGTCAATCAATCGGGCATACCCGTCTATTGGGACAGGAACGCCCTGGCTGCTGACGGCGTTTTTACTATTTCGAGAATCAAACCCCATACTGATTTTCATGGCACTTATGAAAGCGGTATCGTCAAAATGCTGGTTATCGGGCTGGGCAAGCAGCCGGGTGCTTCGGTGCATCATGTGTATGGCGTGCGAGGCTTACGGGACTTCATCCCGCAATCAGTGGAAGTTGTTCTGCAAAAGACCAAGTTCCTGGCAGGCCTGGCGATCGTGGAAAATGCCGATGACGAGCCTGGCTGCATTGAACTGATTGATCGGGATGATCTGCTGGTTAAGGAGCCAGGCCTGTTGTCCCTGGCTCGTGCCTGGATGGCTCAATTGCCTTTCCAGCAACTCGATCTGCTGATCATCGGCGAGTGTGGCAAGAACTACTCCGGCACCGGCATGGATGTCAACGTGTTGGGTCGGCAGATGCTCGAAGGTGTACCCGATCTCCTTAAACCCAACATCACCCGTATCTGTCTACTCGATCTTTCAGAGGAAACCGAAGGCAACGCAACAGGCGTAGGCATTGCAGATCTGACAACAACACGCATAGTCAAGAAGATCGATAAGCATAAGTCAGACATGAATTGTCTGACGAGTTGTTGCCTGCTCCGGTCCAAAATTCCGATAGATCTTCCTGGTGATCGTGAGTGCATTGCCCAGGGAATGGCCACGTGCTGGCAACCTGATCTGGCAAAGTTGAAGCTGGCCTTTATTCCCAACACACTGGAACTGGCACATATCTGGGCAACTGCTGCCGCCCTGGAGCAGTTGAAGAGTAACAAGGAAGTGGAGATTGGCACGACTACTAGAACATTGCCATGGACCGCTGACGGGCGAGTTGAACAGGCGATTCTTTTTCCAAATAGTACACAAGGAAAGCGGCATCAAGTGCTGCGCGCGAAGTAA